One genomic segment of Peribacillus sp. FSL H8-0477 includes these proteins:
- a CDS encoding carbohydrate ABC transporter permease produces the protein MKTDRVRENITGYLFILPQLLLFLVFIVYPVFEGIRLSLFKISYTGETFIGFTNYMTLIKDPVFVKSTMNTVIFVIFIVALTVFFALFVASAIFDKNAKYVSLIRGSYYIPVMVSMVVMTMVWSFLLNPSNGLIPHLAREMDMSSINLLGNKNTVLPVIIFITFAINVGQAIILYIASMIGVPKDLFEAAEMDGASRTTVIFKILVPLVKPTTTYIIIMNIIAVLKIFVVIQLLTGGGPNNSSSTMMYYLYNNAFKYNQLGIASAVGVIMFLITIILSIPQLRAMFKN, from the coding sequence ATGAAAACGGATAGGGTTAGAGAAAATATAACCGGTTATCTCTTTATATTGCCACAGCTTTTACTCTTTTTAGTATTTATCGTTTATCCCGTGTTTGAAGGAATAAGATTGAGTTTATTTAAGATTAGTTATACAGGAGAAACGTTTATAGGATTCACAAACTATATGACATTAATTAAAGATCCTGTATTTGTGAAGTCAACAATGAACACCGTGATCTTTGTTATCTTTATTGTGGCATTAACAGTATTTTTTGCCCTTTTCGTTGCGTCAGCAATTTTTGATAAAAACGCAAAGTATGTTTCGCTGATCAGGGGAAGTTATTATATACCTGTCATGGTCTCAATGGTTGTTATGACAATGGTATGGAGTTTCTTATTAAATCCTAGTAATGGACTTATTCCGCATTTAGCTAGAGAAATGGACATGTCCTCTATCAATTTACTAGGAAACAAAAATACCGTTTTACCGGTCATCATTTTTATAACGTTTGCCATTAATGTAGGACAGGCAATTATTCTTTATATTGCCTCCATGATCGGAGTTCCTAAAGATTTATTTGAGGCAGCTGAAATGGATGGAGCGAGCAGAACGACGGTAATTTTTAAAATACTTGTTCCGCTGGTCAAACCAACCACAACCTATATCATCATTATGAATATCATCGCTGTCTTAAAAATATTTGTTGTTATCCAGTTATTAACTGGCGGCGGACCCAATAATTCATCGAGTACGATGATGTACTACTTGTATAATAATGCGTTTAAATATAATCAGTTAGGCATCGCTTCAGCTGTTGGTGTAATTATGTTCTTAATTACAATCATATTGTCTATTCCTCAGTTAAGAGCCATGTTTAAAAATTAG
- a CDS encoding dihydrodipicolinate synthase family protein, giving the protein MIEKFKGIFPAFYACYDDEGEVSEERTKSLCEHLYQKGVKGLYVGGSSGECIYQNLTERKATLKYVADALKGKLTLIAHVGAPSTRESIILAKYAEELGYDSLSAIPPIYFQLPESSIYKYWSDIIDSTELPFIIYNIPQTTGYALSIKLFNQLIQNPKVIGVKNSSMPVMDIERFKKAGENKILVFNGPDEQYVAGRLIGADSGIGGTYGAMPELFLKAEEFVTNGNFDQARNIQTDINDIIIALCSLNGSMYAAIKEVLKLKGINIGSVRGPLEPIYGDDFTKAEEISVLIDQTIAKYS; this is encoded by the coding sequence TTGATAGAAAAATTCAAAGGTATTTTTCCAGCATTTTATGCTTGCTACGATGATGAAGGTGAAGTTTCTGAAGAGAGAACAAAGAGTCTATGTGAGCACTTATATCAAAAAGGAGTCAAAGGTCTTTATGTTGGTGGAAGTTCTGGAGAGTGTATTTATCAAAATCTTACAGAACGAAAGGCTACGTTGAAATATGTTGCAGATGCCCTTAAAGGAAAGCTTACTTTAATTGCTCATGTTGGTGCACCATCTACGAGAGAGAGTATCATTTTAGCAAAATATGCAGAAGAGTTGGGATATGATTCTCTATCAGCCATTCCTCCCATTTATTTTCAACTTCCAGAGAGTTCTATTTATAAGTACTGGTCAGACATCATTGATTCAACGGAGCTGCCATTCATCATTTACAACATTCCGCAAACAACAGGATATGCACTTTCTATCAAGCTATTTAATCAATTAATTCAGAATCCAAAAGTGATTGGTGTCAAGAATTCCTCAATGCCGGTTATGGATATTGAACGATTTAAAAAGGCAGGAGAAAATAAGATTCTAGTCTTTAATGGACCAGATGAACAATACGTAGCAGGACGATTAATCGGAGCCGATAGTGGAATTGGCGGTACATATGGAGCGATGCCTGAACTTTTTCTGAAAGCTGAAGAGTTTGTCACTAACGGTAACTTTGATCAAGCACGAAACATTCAAACAGATATTAATGACATTATTATTGCGCTGTGTTCGCTTAACGGTTCTATGTATGCTGCAATTAAGGAAGTTTTGAAATTAAAAGGAATCAATATTGGAAGTGTAAGGGGACCGCTGGAGCCAATTTATGGCGATGACTTTACAAAAGCAGAGGAAATCAGCGTTTTAATTGATCAAACAATTGCTAAATACAGCTAA
- a CDS encoding ABC transporter substrate-binding protein, whose product MKKQFRVLMTACILLISVALAGCSDDSTEKSSGKGTVEITAWLTPQWKGVIDSSEEGADYDSFFKQAAEDFSAQYKDYDVKVNTQVIAGDQRDELLNVNLNGGTPPNVFFESVFAMGDYAHRGALEPLDDLVDDASKEDIPESIWENVKFGENIYFYPFSQNPGTLAYNADMFKAAGLDEFIGDENEIKTWTLAEYETILRKIKADLPKKTYSNAYPMGLFALNNQADTWNLSYLRMFGNPFFDEKGKIVVNDQAGAKATTWLKEIYDEGLTNPGAESVSSNDTNAMFQNQQLAINFTNSVLYSNAKTDMESGKSPKFDMRLANIPSESGDPLTFTYVTGASVFKSDDEIKTKVAKDFVKFFSTDKELVKASKNAVPVRTSVVEEFKSKHPLFEAYEANAQYVFNFTGNVAGYNQVRQVLYPELQALYTGEKKPADVLKDYQKNGNKIIEDATADSIIK is encoded by the coding sequence ATGAAAAAACAATTTCGCGTGTTAATGACAGCATGTATACTGCTGATTTCTGTTGCATTGGCTGGTTGTTCGGACGATTCAACTGAAAAAAGTTCTGGTAAAGGAACGGTTGAAATTACAGCTTGGTTAACTCCTCAATGGAAAGGTGTTATTGATAGTTCGGAAGAAGGAGCCGATTATGACAGCTTTTTTAAACAAGCGGCAGAAGACTTTAGTGCTCAGTACAAAGATTATGATGTGAAAGTAAATACCCAGGTAATTGCTGGAGATCAACGGGATGAACTTCTGAATGTTAATTTAAATGGCGGCACTCCTCCTAATGTCTTTTTTGAAAGCGTATTCGCTATGGGTGATTATGCTCATAGAGGGGCTCTTGAACCATTGGACGATCTAGTAGATGATGCCTCAAAAGAAGATATTCCAGAGAGTATTTGGGAAAACGTGAAGTTTGGAGAAAACATCTATTTTTATCCTTTCTCACAAAACCCAGGTACCTTAGCTTACAACGCAGATATGTTTAAGGCTGCAGGCCTTGACGAGTTTATTGGTGATGAAAATGAAATTAAAACATGGACGTTAGCAGAATATGAAACCATTCTTAGAAAAATCAAAGCGGATTTGCCGAAGAAGACGTATTCTAATGCGTATCCTATGGGGCTATTTGCCTTAAATAATCAAGCTGATACGTGGAATCTATCGTATCTTAGAATGTTTGGGAATCCTTTCTTCGATGAAAAAGGAAAAATCGTGGTTAATGATCAAGCAGGAGCTAAAGCAACAACTTGGCTAAAAGAAATATACGATGAGGGGTTAACTAACCCAGGCGCTGAGTCAGTTTCTTCAAATGATACAAACGCTATGTTCCAAAACCAACAGCTTGCTATAAACTTTACTAATTCTGTATTGTATTCAAATGCAAAGACGGATATGGAAAGTGGAAAATCACCTAAGTTCGATATGAGACTTGCTAATATCCCATCAGAAAGCGGCGATCCATTAACATTTACTTATGTTACCGGTGCATCTGTCTTTAAATCAGATGATGAAATTAAAACGAAAGTCGCTAAAGACTTTGTGAAATTTTTCTCTACAGATAAAGAACTAGTTAAAGCATCTAAAAACGCTGTGCCGGTTAGAACATCTGTTGTGGAAGAATTTAAGTCAAAACATCCTTTATTTGAGGCCTATGAAGCGAATGCACAATACGTCTTTAATTTCACGGGAAATGTAGCTGGATACAATCAAGTTAGACAAGTGTTATATCCAGAACTTCAAGCTCTTTATACAGGTGAAAAGAAGCCTGCAGACGTATTAAAGGATTATCAAAAGAACGGGAATAAAATAATTGAAGATGCTACAGCAGATTCAATTATCAAGTAA